TAGATCTTTGTCCTTAAAAGCGCATCAAAACGGTGGGAAGTCAGTCTTTTAAATATTTGGGTTAATTGCAGGTAAAGGGTGGGAGACTGGGTGACTGATTGCCTGGAAGCCTCTGTGTGGAGGCCTTctttgtgttgttcagtcgctaagtcgtgtccgattctttgcgaccccttggactgcagcacggcagctTTCCCTGCCATTCACTGTCTCCCGTGGATACTTAAAAACTACTTGCCCACTTGCCCGAAATACCTTTTGCTTCACTTTGGTTTCCAAGTGTTgctagtatttcatttttttcccgtAAATATCTCTTAATCATATTCTGAAAACTGTGATTGTTTTCAAGGTTATCTAATTCAGTAGAACGATGATTATTTTCGCATAGTAAGGGTTCAGTCATACAGTGTCACAGAATACTGGTTGTGAActtgttttaatttgttcttgctaattctcctcttctctcttttccagAATCCTTTTCTAAGAACTCAGGCACTCAGGTATCCACCATGGTGTTGGGTCCTGAACAGAAGATACCAGATGGTAATTTACACCTTTGTGTTATAGACTCATTTTTGTTTGAAATTAGGCTTAAGCCATTAAGAAAAATGTACCATATTGTCCTTCTTGTCCTCTGTTCCATCAAAAGCTGTCACCATCTCCTGTCCCCCAGCCAACTATATGGAGACTTGCTCCATTCAGAGGTGACTTAGGTGACCTGGTGACCGAGGCTGTAAATGAAAATGGATTTATAACCATAGAGACCTGCCTCAATTTTATTTCCAGTTCTCAGATGAGCCAAGATTAGCTGCAAGTCTGGTTTCTATAGCAGTAGTGCTTGTAAAGGCAGTCTAACTTGCAGACCTGGTATAAAAACTTCTGGGGTGCTTTAGCTGCTGAAGACACTTCAGATAAGAGTGGAACAGGAAAATACTGAGCTAGCACCTTGTAGAGTATTTCAGGAGACTTTATGCTTTGACTAATCCTTCCTGATTCTAAATTTCTCCTTTAGAATTTCCATTCCTTTTCTGTACATTTACTCCTCAGTTCAGTGTCACTTAAGGTGAAGTGGGTCAGTTCCCTATGAAAagaaagcttttgtttttctaattggCGGTTGCAAGAGGTTCTTGGAAACCCTGAGATTAGAGCTTTGTGGTTAAAAATAGCCATTTGATGGTCTCAGCAGACTGGGTTTCCTAATTTTCTGGTGAGTTAGCCCTTTTCTGTCAGACCCTCGCCCGGCTCCCCTGCTGGCCGGATTTAAAATTAGCAGCGAAATGCAAGAGGAAGACTAATCACACTGGTGATTAGTCTGCGGTGAGCCCTTCAGTCGCAAGGGTGACACCTCCCCCTCCTCAGGCTCTTCACTGAAGGCCTTCACCAAACAGGAACCCTTTGTCAGGTGGCAAAGGGTTCCTGTTAGGTCGTTTCTCTGCGGCTACAGATTTTAGCCTGAAATATGATAGTGTTTTGTAAGTTAATCATTTCTGGGGAAGCCTGATGGAGATACAATGTTCAAGAATGATCCTTTGAGTAAATCCTACCAAATAATGGGTGGGAGGTGGAGAGAATGTCCCGTTAGCCTGTTTCCTTCTAAAAGTTAAGATATAGGTTATCAGTGAGGCTAGTCTGGGGATGTTACATATTGAGCCCTGGACATCAGTGATttgggaagaaaatgaaatgattctAAAAATTGGCAAGTGACAATAGAAGCGTGAAACTACGGGGAGGCCGGTTGTGAGATTAGTGTTGAAAACCGATATAGAGATTGGTGACTGGAGAAGAGGGTTGAGAGGGAGCTTTTTTACCGTAAGCATTTTTGTGTTTCTCAAATTTTCAGCCAATACATTTGAATGTATTGCcaattcaaaaattaatttaaaaatatagtagtGGAAATTGAGATGGAGTTAGGTAGATCTTGTGCATTTATTGAGGTATTAAAAAGATTTAACTTTAGCACTTCTAAAGATGATTATTGATATTACCAActgcactgggcttcccaggtagtgcagtgggtaaagaatcttcctgccaatgcaggagacaccagagatgcgggttcaatcactgggtcaggaagatcccctgaaataggaaatgacaacctgctccagtattcttgcctggaaaattccacggacagaggagcctggcagactatagtccctggggttgctaagagtcggacagaaccAAGCACCTTTATATTagtgtattttattcattttaattcatttcttctCGATTGTTTTAACTCAGAAGATGCTTCTGGAGACCATGGAGACTCTGCCAGTCTTGGTGCTATCAACCCTGCATACAGTAACTCCTCAATTCCGCAGTCCCCCGGGGCAGGCTCAGAGGACCCCTTTACCACCTACTTTAATGAGAAGATTGCCATTCCTGAGGAGGAGGTTAGTGACACGTCCTTGGGGGAAAATATTATTATCTAGGGAAAACTTATGTACAATGTCTGCTAGACAACTGAAGATCAGCAACCTCAGAGTCAATTCTGGCAGGCAGTCTCTGAAGACTGAATTTTTGTAGTCAGAGAAACTGTTAAGGAAACCAAGGTCCTTGTAAAACCATTGCCAAGTTTTACTGGTGAGCATTTTTTGATCCAGAAAACATGATTTTCATGTTCCCTTTTTTATGGTGCCTTTTGTCCCGTTTGGGTAGTGTTTGAGCACAGAGGTAGGAGTTATTATTGCTGGGGTTTTAGAATGAAAGGCTGTTGGAAGGGCAGGTAAGAGAAGGGCTCTTATTTGTACAGAGAGCTAACCAGGTTGCTGATAAGGAatggataaaatgaaaaagaaacttggACACACCCACGTCCAACTTCTGAAATCCTTTGTTCTTATGAAGCTGATATTGTTGCAAGTTAGACCAGGAGTTTGGAGGTGGTAATCCTTTTTTTTCTCCaagataaattttatttacttttattattatttttaaaattttttattctgtattggagtatagccagttaacaatattGTGCTAGTATTGGGTGGATAGTGAAGGgagtcagccatacatatgcatatatccattcttccccTGGAGGTGATAATCATTTTGTTCTGTATTCCTCTCTTGTATAGTACTCTTGTTTTAGCTTTCGTAAACTCTGGGCCTTCACGGGACCAGGATTTCTTATGAGCATTGCTTACCTGGATCCAGGAAACATTGAGTCTGATTTGCAGTCTGGAGCAGTGGCTGGATTTAAGGTGAACATGGAGTCTTCCCCGCTTTCCTTTTTAAACACTTACAGCATACTTCTCCTCTGCTCTGCCTGTTGGATATCAACCTTGTGGGCTATGTGCTGATTCTGTATTGGCTCTGACACTTAGATGAAAAGTGCTTTtccgtcttttttttttaatcccaactAGGAATgagaatttatttgtttatttattcctagctgtgctgggtctttgttgctttgcgcaggcttttctctagttgcagcaagagtgggggctgctctctagttggggtgcacaGAGTTCTCatctcagtggcttctctcgtcacagagcagaggctctagatGTGCAGGTTTCAATAGCTGTGTTTCCCAGGCTCCAGAGGACAGGCCCAGGAGCTGTGGCatacaggtttagttgctccgtggcatgtgggattttcccggaCGAGAGACTGAACCCTTTCTTCTGCATCAGCAgatgaattttttaccactgagccaccagggaagccctttccatctgtttttttaaatgttatcgtGTAGTtggtttttagttttgttttacccAGGTAGTTTCCTTGAACAAAAGCGCAACTGCAGATGGgaaaaactaaggctcagaaaggTGTGAGGTGACCTAGCAAGTTCTGTGCAGAATGTGATACAGAACTCAGATCATTGAATTCCTGAGCAGAGCTCTTTGAGTGTGCTATTTCCCATTGACATTGCCAAACAACCGAACTTAAACCACCAGTTATCTCATGAGTGTAATGGTGGGGTTTTGTTCTTCTCTAGCTGCTCTGGGTTCTCCTGTTGGCCACCATCGTGGGGCTCCTGCTCCAGCGTCTTGCAGCCCGACTGGGAGTGGTCACTGGGCTGCATCTGGCTGAAGTGTGTCACCGCCAGTATCCCAGGGTAAGCAGTGTTTGTCACCCATCTCATGGGTAACTGTGTGTCTAGACATTTGGGACTTGTTGCTGCCTAAGGCAGGAATGGGTAGACCCAGTGTCTGTAGGCTAGCTTTAAACTGACTTAattgatcagtcagttcagtcgctcagtcgtgtctgactctttgcgaccccatgaattgcagcacgccaggcctccctgtccatcaccaactcccggagttcactcaaactcacgtccatcgagtcggtgatgctatccagccatctcatcctctgtcgtccccttctcctcctgcccccaatccctcccagcatcagagtcttttccaatgagtcaactcttcacatgaggtggccaaagtactggagtttcagctttagcatcagtccttccaaagaacacccaggactgatctcctttagaatggactgtttggatctccttgcagtctaattcaaaagcagagacattactttgccaacaaaggtccatctagtcaaggctatggtttttccagtagtgatgtatggatgtgagagttggactgtgaagaaagctgagcgccaaagaattgacgcttttgaactgtggtgttggagaagactcttgagagacttgATTGTTAGATAGGTACTAATCTATCTCTGGTTCATCCTAAATGTTTAATCTTTCCTGGCTGTGAGAGAGTATCCTTAcctgcttttttttcttacataccTCTCAAAAAAGAAGTTGGTAACTTGTTTGTTTtagcttctctttcttcttaCATTTCTTACACGTCATGtttcttagtttgttttttttctggcctCAGTGTGCTAGCACTACtaaatttctttctgtttgatTATTTGACCAGATTCGATCCAAGATTTTATTATAGGACACCCAATTCCAACACTTCGCCCCGAGTCCCTTTGTATATCTGTCTTTTTTTACTTGCTTGTGCATTATTACACCAAGGATGACTCCAaccttttcatatttgttttgtcTCTTCAGCTGTGGTCAGAATAGATATTTTCTTCTGTAGTATTTTATTCTCTCCTGAACAATATTTTGACCATCTTAGCATCCTCATTTCCTCCTAACACTTTCAGGATTGTTTTTAGGCAAAAAATTAAGTGGAAATAATGAATGGAAACTCCATTCTTCTGTCAAgtaaaacagaaggagaagaaattgGCATCAGCTCTGCCCTGACCTTGACTCAGGCTCTACCACAAAGAGCAACCTGGCCCTCTCCAGCAAGGGACCGAGTAAAGCTTGAATTCTGGTCCTTCATCTCCAGACCTAAGGCTTAATAAAGGACTGTTTTGGATCACTGCCAAAATATGTATTCCAAACTATGGAGGAAGTTCTTAGAAGTGATTAATTAAGAACCATATCTTTTTGCTGTTTGATGTTTAGGTTCCACGAATCATCCTGTGGCTGATGGTGGAGCTGGCTATCATTGGCTCAGACATGCAGGAAGTTATTGGCTCAGCTATTGCCATCAATCTCCTGTCTGTAGGAAGGTGAGGGGTTTTTCCTctacaaataatttttgttttgccAGATTTCAAAGCAAGTGTAAAAAGAAAACCCCAAGTCATCTTCAATTTTAAAGATTCAGCTCAcgtattgtttttcctgtggaaCCTTTCTGGAACCACCTTCTCTCCTGCCAGGTGGAGGCTCTCTGTCTTCCATGTTCTCATGGCAGGTTATGCAGACCTGTTGTTATCCAGTGTGTGGCAGTGTGTGTTATAATTTGTATCTCAGTTTATCCCACTTGATAAGTGAGTCCCTTGAGAAATAAGACCCCTACTTTTTAGCTTTGTGTCCTGAATGTCTGAAATTATAGACAAAATTTGAATGAATGTGTTACTTCACTTAGTACTGAGATCCTAAACTACCCAAGGTCTGGCCCCCTTGCTGCTGTTCCTGTTTCCCAAGTCCTTAGTCCTCCACGTGTCATGTATCTGGAACGCTGTTGGAAAACTGGGAAACGGGTCTTTCTcaatgtttctttcctttaaccTCCCTTTTTAATCTCTGACCTAGGATTCCTCTATGGGGTGGAGTTCTCATCACCATTGCAGATacttttgtatttctctttttggATAAATATGGTAAGGACAGTGGGAATGGAGGGGTCACTCAAAGGAGCTGCTTCCTGTCATGTGGCTTATGGGGTAATCTGCCTTCTGTGAACTCACTACTGCACTTTTCCCCTTTAGGCTTGAGGAAGCTGGAAGCATTTTTTGGTTTTCTCATCACTATTATGGCCCTCACATTTGGCTATGAGGCAAGTATTACAGGCTTATTCATTAGCTTTATTGTTATTCTTCTTAGCTTTTTAAAACAAGGCGTTTGTCCTTTTATTATGAAAGACAGTACATGCTAACAAAAGCCGAATTCAGCACTGGCCAGTTTTAAAGGAATAAGGATATGGCAGAGACTAGTGTCCAGGAAGACCTTCAGGGACTCCTAATTTAAAACTGTACTAGAATTTCTGGTCCCAAGTTATTCTCAGCAACAGAACAGCATTGGAGAGGGTTAGGAAAGGGGTTACAGGGTTATTCTTGGCTGTTAACATTAGAGGGGTTTGTTTTTGCTCATCCTAGTTGACAGTAGTTGCAGCTTGGACTTTCTCTGTATTGTAACAGTTAATGAACTATAGGGGATACAGTACATGTTTCCCAGTTTGTGCCCCAATCCGGACATTCCGTTGGGTTAAAagtaaccctaaccctaccaTTATATTCAGTAATGCCCCTGTCTGTGTCCAGTTATTATAAACTGATTTCTGCTTATTGTCCTAGCTAGGCTTTTGAAAATGTGTCTACTCTATGAGTAGATGATAGAGCTTGGTCTAAGGCTTCAAGAGAAATGCTAAACCAGGAAAAAGTGTTTCTGAGTGAGTCTCAGCAGATGCTAGTGGCAAGTGTTAGTGATTTTTCTATACAGAGGTGAACATGGGAGCATGATTAGTGTGGATAATCAAGAATCGACTATTCTAAGGTATGTCTCACAGGAGTTATTGTGATAATAATATCAATAAGGCCCTTAGcagctgttttatttctttagaataTTAATTAGATTCTCAACacatccaggcttcccaggtggtgctggtgttaaagaatcggcctgccagcgcaggagacacaggagacttggattctgtctttgggtggggaggatcccctggaggaggaaatggcacccctctccagtattcttgcctgtgaaattccgtgggcagaggagcctggcaggctgcagtccatgggattgcaaagagtcggacaggactgagcgacaggactgagcaacagcaCTGCACATCGATTTCGTATATCTAAAATACAGTGTGAAGTGTCTGGACACCCCAGTCCTAAACTCTCTGACCTTGTGCTGCTTGGTTTTTTTTGGGTGGTTCTGTGTGCCTCATTTCCTGTGTAGTTGTTGATGAAGGGGATTAAGGAGTAAAGATGCAGTGTCTCTAGTACTGTGTTACTCCCTAGTCTCATGCTCCAGAAAAGACTAATAGCTGTTCTGTTTGTATGTAGTATGTTACAGTGAAACCCAGCCAGACCCAGGTCCTCAAAGGCATGTTCCTACCATCCTGTTCAGGCTGTCGTACCCCACAGATTGAGCAGGCTGTGGGCATCGTGGGTGCTGTTATCATGCCACACAACATGTACCTGCATTCTGCCTTAGTTAAGGTGAGCAAGGCCTTTCTCATCTCAGTGGCCTGTGCAGTTTCATGGCCTCTTTTCCTTTCGCTGCAAGGGACACACACATGGTTCACAGCTCTTGGAGCCCTGAAGGAGCACGCGATTTTCCACAGTTGGATGCCACACTCTTGTATCACCAAGGTGACCAGAGATGGCACCAGCATGACATAGAGAAGGGACTAGAGTCCTTCTTAAAAGAGCTGAAGGGGCATCATGTCTCTTGTGTTTAAATCTCAGAAGCCTGAGTGACCTCATGGAGGTCAGGAGGAAAGAGCCTAATCTGGCTTTTACCAGTTAATCCATCACAGtcgtttgttggaagatttcagAGACCTTTGTAATTAAGGTGGTGTCCACATTCGGTCTGAAATCAGATTGTTCTCGTAGGTCAGCAGTTCTTCCAGTCACATAACTGAGGGTTCAGCAGTCACTCGttcactttttcctctttggGATGTGTGATTTATCAAAGGGCCATGACTTCTTACTCACTCAGTTAACCAGGATGTAAGTGGAGTCTCAACATTTCATGTGGTCAGTTGTTTGCCCCCTAGGCCTTTCAGCTGACTACAGACTTGTGAAATATCACAAGGAAACTTGTTCCAGCTCGTCAAAAAGTGACTGTTGCTGTTACGTCTCTAGTCCAGACAGGTAGACCGGGCCAGCAAGCAGGAAGTTCGAGAAGCGAATAAGTACTTCTTCATTGAATCTTGCATCGCTCTCTTTGTTTCCTTTATCATCAACGTCTTTGTTGTCTCAGTGTTTGCCGAAGCATTTTTTGGGAAAACCAACGAGCAGGTGGTAAGTAAGCCCGGGTCCTGTGTAGTAGTGGATGTGAGGGTAGGGAGGAGGCTGCATTGGGGCAGGAAAACGTGACAGTGACTTAGAGCTCAGGGGACATAGATCTCAGTGCTGCCCCTAAGTCATGGCACTACTCAGGTTTACAGTCTGGGCCTGTGACCAGGCCCAGACTCTCCTTCGCAGCTTTAACAGGTAAGGAAGTGTGCCTTAGACCAAGGTTGCCTTATGCTGTTGTTGGTGGCTTCATGTCTGTTTGGCTCTTTATCATCCCCTTTTGCTTCCTGTTTACCAACTACTGGCTGCTTGCCAGTCCTGCTATTTAGTGATTACAGGCGGGAGGAGTCAACCAACAGAAAATAGAAGCTGTGGCTAGACAGGCTATCACACTGAATTCTCTGTCCTCTTGACTCCTGATTGCcaatctagttttttttttgccaatctaGTTTTGATAACTCCTTTGTTTCCCACCCATAGGACCTCTGACTCCTGGCTCTGCTTTGAATAAGGCCACCCTGTTCTGGGTGTCCTCTCATATTTGAAGTCTGTTTAAGGGCCCTCACCTcctattatcatttaaaatgacCCAGCATTCGTGTATTACCATGCACACTCTATCTCAAGGAAAAGCTTTTGGTGACCTGGGGGTGTAGAAAAAGTGAGGAGGCAGAGCTCAAGGACCTGCCACCAGCCTCTGCTGTCATCAGCCTGTGTCCAGTGTCTTACCTGCAGAACTCGTTTCTTAGATGATCCCTCTGTCTGTGAGCTGCTGGGGAGGTGGTCTTCTTTGAGTTGTGGACTCAAAAGTTGTTCCTAAACTGCTTTGGTTCCAGGTTGCGGTCTGTAAAAACAGCAGCAGCCCCCATACTCACCTTTTCCCAGAGGATAACTCAACACTGGCTGTGGACATCTACAAAGGGGTAAATGTGTTTGGATTTCTGATCTCTGCCCCTGAATCAAGATTCTCAGCATAGTGTCTGGTCTTTTCAGTGGGTTCACTTCAGAGCTCAGCATATCTTCTGTATAGTGTCCCTTTTTTTCAGAGGTCCAGATGCCAGACAAGCCTTTTGGATTACCTGGAAGGGAATAGGAGATCAGCTGACAAGATGATTTCATTGTGTCAGCAATTCCCAAACTTACATGTTGATAGCATATTGGTTTCTAGGTGTTaactggggagactaaagaagtaTCCCTGGTAAAGtggtcttttttgtgtgtgtggctgaagactatttatttatttaaattgcactgtgtggcatgcgggatctcagttcccggaccaggggtgaAATTTCTGCCCCCctgcatgggatcacagagtcttaagtactggactgccagggaagttccagtaaAGTGGTCTTTACTGGGGCCTCTCTGTCCGTTTTATGCTGATTACATTGTGAACCTCCAACAGTACACAATACATAGtatttaacatttctgaaatttaTTGGAGGTTTCTTTCCATTCCTATTACCATCTTCCAGAATAGTGTGTTTA
This region of Ovis canadensis isolate MfBH-ARS-UI-01 breed Bighorn chromosome 3, ARS-UI_OviCan_v2, whole genome shotgun sequence genomic DNA includes:
- the LOC138437311 gene encoding natural resistance-associated macrophage protein 2 isoform X1 — protein: MVLGPEQKIPDEDASGDHGDSASLGAINPAYSNSSIPQSPGAGSEDPFTTYFNEKIAIPEEEYSCFSFRKLWAFTGPGFLMSIAYLDPGNIESDLQSGAVAGFKLLWVLLLATIVGLLLQRLAARLGVVTGLHLAEVCHRQYPRVPRIILWLMVELAIIGSDMQEVIGSAIAINLLSVGRIPLWGGVLITIADTFVFLFLDKYGLRKLEAFFGFLITIMALTFGYEYVTVKPSQTQVLKGMFLPSCSGCRTPQIEQAVGIVGAVIMPHNMYLHSALVKSRQVDRASKQEVREANKYFFIESCIALFVSFIINVFVVSVFAEAFFGKTNEQVVAVCKNSSSPHTHLFPEDNSTLAVDIYKGGVVLGCYFGPAALYIWAVGILAAGQSSTMTGTYSGQFVMEGFLNLKWSRFARVILTRSIAIIPTLLVAVFQDVEHLTGMNDFLNVLQSLQLPFALIPILTFTSLRPVMSEFANGLGWRIAGGILVLIICSINMYFVVVYVQDLGHVVLYVVAAVVSVAYLSFVFYLGWQCLIALGMSFLDCGHTYRLGLTVQPELYLLNTVDADSLVSR
- the LOC138437311 gene encoding natural resistance-associated macrophage protein 2 isoform X2: MVLGPEQKIPDDASGDHGDSASLGAINPAYSNSSIPQSPGAGSEDPFTTYFNEKIAIPEEEYSCFSFRKLWAFTGPGFLMSIAYLDPGNIESDLQSGAVAGFKLLWVLLLATIVGLLLQRLAARLGVVTGLHLAEVCHRQYPRVPRIILWLMVELAIIGSDMQEVIGSAIAINLLSVGRIPLWGGVLITIADTFVFLFLDKYGLRKLEAFFGFLITIMALTFGYEYVTVKPSQTQVLKGMFLPSCSGCRTPQIEQAVGIVGAVIMPHNMYLHSALVKSRQVDRASKQEVREANKYFFIESCIALFVSFIINVFVVSVFAEAFFGKTNEQVVAVCKNSSSPHTHLFPEDNSTLAVDIYKGGVVLGCYFGPAALYIWAVGILAAGQSSTMTGTYSGQFVMEGFLNLKWSRFARVILTRSIAIIPTLLVAVFQDVEHLTGMNDFLNVLQSLQLPFALIPILTFTSLRPVMSEFANGLGWRIAGGILVLIICSINMYFVVVYVQDLGHVVLYVVAAVVSVAYLSFVFYLGWQCLIALGMSFLDCGHTYRLGLTVQPELYLLNTVDADSLVSR